The Pseudomonadota bacterium genome segment CCTGCAAACCGAGCTCGCCGACATTGATGCGGATAAGTCCCGAAGGTTGTTGAACTGGGAGAACCAACAGCTTAAACAGTCACTAGCGGACGCGAAACAACCCGTTCGTGGTGGTACCCAAATTGAGCGACGCCGCTACGCCACCCGGCAAGACCCTGAACGCGAAGCGGCGAGAAAAGCTCTGGAGCAACTCGAGGCCCAGAACCAGGTCGGGAAGAACAAACGATCTCTGCCATCCCCGGCTATCCTGATGCGGGTAAAATCCAAGCTTGACGCTTAAACTCTGTCAACAGCGCTATTGGCGTCGAACCTAATCGATGTGCCCGTGGTTGAGGATCGTGCAGTAGGACCCGATGATGCAGCCGCGTTTGTCTGCCGTCCGCCAGCTGGGTGACACGATCTGGTGCGTATCGGCCTTGCAATCCGCAACCCGGTGCTGCAACGTCAGTGAGCCGAGGAACACTTTCAGTCTGATGCTGCCCGCCTCGCGAACCTGCGTCTGCAAGGCCTCGCACCGGTGCTCGCGCGGCTTGACCACGTCTGACGCGTGCAGCAGGCCAGTGGCAAGCACCAGGCCCAACACCAGCCCTGTCCTGCTGAATCGTTTCACGGCACTCCCCTTGTCGGCACGGTATCGTGCGGTTCAGGAAGTGGGACGCGGCCCTCTCTGGGCGGTTCCAGCGCAAGGGGTTCTACGGACACACGTGGCGGCGCACACCGCCTGCCGGGTCGGCGTCGCAGCGAACCGCCGGACCCCCGTGTGCGCCGTGACCCGACGGACAGCCAAGCGGCGCGGTCGCAGTGAGACCCGGCGCCGACCGGACCCCGGTGTAATCCGTGTCACGCAGGCGACGGTGGTAGACTGATCGGCTGAGTCTGCGGCTTCTGGTAGCGGAGAGTGAGCAAAAGAGTATTACTTGGCGTCACCGGCGGCATCGCCGCCTACAAGGCCGCCGAGCTGGTGAGACGGCTGTCCGACGTCGGGTGCGAAGTCCAGGTCGTCATGACCGCAGGCGCCGAGGCCTTTGTCACGCCGATGACCTTTCAGGCGTTGTCCGGGCGACCGGTGCGCACGTCACTGTTCGATCCGGCCGCCGAGGCGGCCATGGGCCACATCGAGCTCGCGCGCTGGGCCGACCTCATACTGATCGCGCCGGCCACCGCGGACGTGTTGGCGCGCCTCGCCGGCGGGCTGGCGGACGACTTGCTGACCACGGTGGTCCTGGCGAGCAAAGCCCCCCTCTACGTCGCGCCGGCGATGAACCAGGCCATGTGGGCCCACCCGGCGACACAGGCCAACATGGCAACCCTGGCGTCCCGCGGCGCCCACACCCTCGGGCCCGCGCACGGCGATCAGGCGTGTGGCGATGTGGGTGCCGGGCGGTTGCTGGAGCCGCAGGACATCGTCGCAGCGGTGTGTGCACCGACGAATGCACCACTGATTGGCAAGCGCGCGATCGTCACCGCCGGACCCACCCAGGAAGCGATCGACCCGGTGCGCTACCTCAGTAACCACAGCAGCGGGAAGATGGGTTACGCCATCGCCCAGGCGCTGGCAGAGGCCGGCGCGGACGTGCAACTCGTTAGCGGACCCACCGCGCTGCCGACACCCCCGGGCGTGTCTCGCACGGATGTGCTCTCCGCCCGAGACATGCTCGGTGCGGTGCTCGGAGCCATCGACGATTGTGACCTCTTCGTCGCCTGTGCGGCTGTCGCCGACTACCACGTCGCCAGTCCCGCAGATCAGAAGATCAAGAAGGACAGCGACACGCTGGCGCTGTCACTCGAGCGCAACCCTGACATCCTGGCGCAGGTCGCGGCACGCCCGTCGCGGCCGGTGTGCGTGGGATTCGCTGCCGAGACCCACGACATGGCAGCGCACGCGCAGGGCAAGCTCGAGCGCAAGGGACTGGACCTCATCTGCGCCAACCAGGTCGGCGGTGCGCACAGCGCCTTCGGGGCCGATGACAACGCCCTGGCGCTCTGGTGGCCCGGCGGCGGACACACCGAGATCGCGCGGGCGCCCAAACTGACCGTGGCACGCCGGCTCGTCGAACACATCACCGATCTCCATTTCAGCCACGCCTGATGCAGCGCATACAAGTCAAACTCCTCGACCCCCGCCTCGGTGACACGATCGCCTTGCCGGAGTACGCAACCCCGGGCTCGGCCGGACTCGATTTGCGCGCCTGCTTCGACGCCGACACCGTGCTCGAACCCGGGCAGACGCTGCTGATACCCACCGGCATGGCGGTGCACATCGCCGACCCGACACTGGCCGGCATCGTGTTGCCACGCTCGGGGCTCGGCCACAAACACGGTATCGTGCTGGGCAACCTGGTCGGGCTGATCGACTCGGACTACCAGGGTCAACTCTTCGTCTCGGCATGGAATCGCAGTGAGACGCCCTACACCGTTGCCGTCGGCGAGCGCATCGCCCAGTTTGTCGTGGTGCCCGTGGTGCAAGCGGCTTTCGACATCGTCGACGCCTTTGTCGAGAGCAGCCGAGGGGAAGGCGGCTACGGGTCGACCGGAACACGCTGACACCCCATGACATTGCCTGACGCAAGTCTGTTCCGCGCCTACGACGTGCGCGGCTGCGCGAGGACCCTGCTGACACCACCGGTGGCCACCGCGATCGCCGGTGCCTTCGCCGAGCGCGTGCGCGCCACCGATGACAGGCGCGTGCTGCTCGGGCGAGACGGCCGCCTGTCCAGCCCGGCACTGCACGCTGCGGTGTCGAGTGCCCTCGTCGCCGCTGGCCTCGAGGTGCTCGACATCGGTCTCGTACCCACACCGCTCCTGTATTTTGCTCAGCACCATTTCGGCTGCGGCAACGCGCTGATGATCACAGGCAGCCACAACCCGAAGCACGACAACGGCTTCAAGCTCAGCCTCGCAGGCGTGCCCTTCTTCGGCGATGCCCTGCGCGCCCTGCGCGACGACATTGACGGCCAGACACCCCGCCACGACGGCGGCACGCAGAGCAACCACGACATTCGCGCGCAGTACATCCGCGCGGTCGCCGATTCCGTCACCCTGGCGCGGCCGCTCACGGTGGCAGTCGATTGCGGCAACGGCGCAGCGGCGACACTCGCGCGCGACCTCTACACCGCCTTGGGCTGCGAGGTGACCGCGCTGTACGACACCGTCGACGGCGCGTTCCCACACCACCACCCCGATCCCGCTGTTGCCGACAATCTGCGCGACCTCGCCACGCGCGTCACGGCCGACGGCCTCGCCGCCGGTCTGGCCTTTGACGGCGACGGCGACCGCCTCGGCGTGGTCGACGACCGCGGGCAACGCATTGCGGCCGACCGACTGATGATGCTGTTCGCCACCGACGTGCTCAGCACCCACTCCGGGGCGGCCGTGGTGTTCGACGTAAAGTGCAGCAAGGCACTCAACGACACCGTGCTGCGCGCCGGTGGCAAACCGATATACTGCAAGACCGGTCACGCCCACCTCAAGAGCAGTGCCCGAGAGCACGCGGCTCCGCTCGCCGGCGAGCTCAGCGGCCACCTGTTGTTCGCCGACCGCTGGTATGGCTTCGACGACGCGCTCTACGCCGGCGCACGGCTGCTCGAGCACCTCGCCGCGCACCCGGAGCCAGCGGCGGCACGCTTCGCACACTTCCCGTTGGGGCACGCCACCGACGAACTGTTGCTGCCCTGCCCCGGCCACGAGCCCCACGCGATCGCCCGAGCGCTGCTCGCGGACGCGGCCTTCGCCGACGCGGAGGTGTTGACCCTCGACGGCCTGCGTGTGGACTTCCGGGACGGCTGGGGCTTGTTGCGCGCCTCGAACACCACCGCCAACCTGGTGCTGCGCTTCGAGGGCGAATCGCGGGCCGCGCTGCACCGCATCCGGGACACCATGCTGGCGGCCCTGCAAGCCGCCGCGCCCGACCTGACCCTGCCCGAGCACATCCGCCACGCGGATGCGCCGACAACCTGAAGGACCCCACCGTGAGTTCGATCAACAGCGACATGACAGGCGCCGTACTCAACGAAGCCCTGCCCTACATCCGCCGGCACGCGGGCAAGACCGTGGTGGTCAAGTACGGCGGCAACGCCATGACGGACGCGGACCTGCAGCGCGGCTTTGCCCGCAACATCGTCTTGATGAAGCACTGTGGCATCAACCCGGTGGTGGTCCACGGCGGCGGGCCGCAGATCGGCTCGTTGCTGGAGCAGCTCGGCAAGACCTCGTCGTTCATCGGCGGCATGCGGGTCACCGACGCAGACACGATGGCGGTGGTCGAGATGGTGCTCGGCGGAGAGGTCAACAAGCGCATTGTCAGCCTGCTGTGCAACGAGGGCGGCCAGGCAATCGGCATCACCGGCCGCGACACCGGCTTCATCCGCGCGACGCCGATGCAGATGGCCGACCCGGATGCACCCGGTCAGAGCGCCGACCTCGGCTTCGTCGGCGAAGTGGCGTCAATCGACCCGACGCTGGTGCGCAGCCTGCAACGCGCCGACCTGATCCCGGTGATCGCACCGATCGGTGTCGACGCGGACGGCGCGCCGTACAACATCAACGCCGACCTGGTCGCCAGTCGCGTCGCCACGGTCATGGGCGCCGACAAGCTGCTGTTGCTGACCAACACGCCGGGCATCCTCGACACGGGTGGTCAGTTGCTCACCGGGCTCGACCGCGCCCGCGTCGCCGGGCTCGTGGCCGAAGGCACCATCGCGGGCGGCATGCTGCCCAAGGTGCAGTGTGCTCTCGAAGCGGTTGAGGGCGGGGTGAACGCGGTTCAGATCATCGACGGTCGGGTGGAGAACGCGGTGCTGCTGGAGCTCTTCACCGACAGCGGGGTCGGCACGCTGATCCACGCCTGAGCAGCGTCAGTTGCCGAGCGCCTGGACTTTTCGCTCGGCGAGGATCCGCATGTAGCGGGCGCGGTGGGCGGCGAACTCGGCCTCGACTTTTGCCCGCTCCAGTTCGTTGCTGGCGATGCGCTGGCCGAGCGCCTGGATGTCACGGTCGAGCTTGATCTTCTCGACCACAAGCTGCTCGGGTATCTTGAGCTTCTTGCGCTGGAAGTTGCGGATGCGGTCGTGGTTCAGGCCGAGCTTGTCGGCGGCGTCCGCCCGGCGCGACGCGAAGTAGCGGATTTTCTGATCGAGCGTGGAGAGGCGGAAGTCACGCGCCTGGTCGAGCGCCATCAGCGACGGGAAGGCTTCGATGAGCTCGCGGTCGGCCAGGGCTTCCTGCTCGCGGAACTTCGCCACCTCGGCCTCGAGCTCGGCTTGCCGCGCCTGCTCCGCACGTTCGGCGTCGGTGAGCGGCCGCTCGACGTCGCGCATCTTCAGCCCGCGGCTGTTGAGTTCGGTGTGTCCGGCGTTCGCGTCTTTCGGGGGTGGGGTCTGGGAATAGATGGTGTTGCCGTTCGCATCAACCCACTTGTAAAGACGCGCGTGTCCCGGCAGGCTGACCACAAGGGCCAGCCACGCGACCAGGACAACTGCCCAGTCTCGACGCGGGAAGCATGGGTTAACGCGGTACATACAGGGCTGCGGGCATCCAGGCAAGAGATGATTCAGTTAGCTAGCGGCCGTAGGAACCTAACTCTTGAGCAGCCTGAACCCCGCCCAATTCGCCGCAAACGCCCCCCGCTGAGACCAATTTTGTGCGTGTTCTAACACTTAACGCGAACGGTGTCCGATCGGCCTATCGGAAAGGGTTTTTCGACTGGTTGCCCTCCGTGGACGCGGACTTCGTCTGCCTGCAGGAAGTGCGGGCCCAGGCAGACCAGATCACCGACCCGGCCTACTGGCCCGAGGGTTACCACTGCGCGTACCACAGCCCCGAACGCAAGGGCTACAGCGGTGTCGCAATCTTCGCCAGGCGAACGCCGAAGAAGATAATCCGAACGCTCGGACACGCCGCCATGGACACCGAGGCCCGCTGGCTCGAGTTCCGGTACCCCAACCTGTCCGTCGTGTCACTGTATCTGCCCAGCGGTAGCAGCGGGCAACCGCGCCAGGACGTCAAGATGGACTGCCTGGGCTTCCTCAGCACCCACCTCGACGCCCTGGCCCGTCGCCGAAGCCCGACGGTCATCTGCGGTGACTTCAACATCGCGCACACCGAGCGTGACATCCGCAACTGGCGCAGCAACCAGAAGAACTCCGGGTTCCTGCCCGAGGAACGCGCCTGGCTGGACCGCACCTTCGACCGGCGTCGCTGGGTTGACAGCTTTCGCGAACTCGAGCAACCCGAGCACACCTACACCTGGTGGTCCAACCGCGGGCAGGCCTACACCAACAACGTCGGTTGGCGGCTCGACTACCAGATCGTCAGCAAATCCCTGCGCGGCACCGTCAGCCAGACACACATCCACACCGAGCCGCGCTTCTCCGACCATGCGCCCTACATCGTCGACTACGACGTCGAGGCGCCCGCGTGAGCGCACAGGCCGAAACCCCGCCGGCGCTCGGACCGTTGCTCGCTGCACACTGGCGGCGGGTGCTTGCGCTGCTCTTTCTGGGCTTCTCGGCAGGGCTGCCTATCCTGTTGATTTTCAGCAGCTTATCACTCTGGCTGCGCGAAGCCGGGGTGTCGCGCAGCGCGGTCACCTTCTTCAGTTGGGCGGCGCTCGGCTACTCGTTCAAGTTTGTCTGGGCGCCGCTGGTGGACAAACTGCCGATCCCGCTGTTGTCTGCGTGGCTCGGTCGCCGGCGCGCCTGGCTGCTGCTGGCGCAACTGGCCGTGATCGCCGCCTTGTTCGGCATGGCCTCGCAGGACCCGGCGTCCGCCGGGCTCGCCACCC includes the following:
- the dut gene encoding dUTP diphosphatase, with amino-acid sequence MQRIQVKLLDPRLGDTIALPEYATPGSAGLDLRACFDADTVLEPGQTLLIPTGMAVHIADPTLAGIVLPRSGLGHKHGIVLGNLVGLIDSDYQGQLFVSAWNRSETPYTVAVGERIAQFVVVPVVQAAFDIVDAFVESSRGEGGYGSTGTR
- a CDS encoding DUF4124 domain-containing protein, whose product is MYRVNPCFPRRDWAVVLVAWLALVVSLPGHARLYKWVDANGNTIYSQTPPPKDANAGHTELNSRGLKMRDVERPLTDAERAEQARQAELEAEVAKFREQEALADRELIEAFPSLMALDQARDFRLSTLDQKIRYFASRRADAADKLGLNHDRIRNFQRKKLKIPEQLVVEKIKLDRDIQALGQRIASNELERAKVEAEFAAHRARYMRILAERKVQALGN
- the argB gene encoding acetylglutamate kinase, whose product is MTGAVLNEALPYIRRHAGKTVVVKYGGNAMTDADLQRGFARNIVLMKHCGINPVVVHGGGPQIGSLLEQLGKTSSFIGGMRVTDADTMAVVEMVLGGEVNKRIVSLLCNEGGQAIGITGRDTGFIRATPMQMADPDAPGQSADLGFVGEVASIDPTLVRSLQRADLIPVIAPIGVDADGAPYNINADLVASRVATVMGADKLLLLTNTPGILDTGGQLLTGLDRARVAGLVAEGTIAGGMLPKVQCALEAVEGGVNAVQIIDGRVENAVLLELFTDSGVGTLIHA
- a CDS encoding exodeoxyribonuclease III yields the protein MRVLTLNANGVRSAYRKGFFDWLPSVDADFVCLQEVRAQADQITDPAYWPEGYHCAYHSPERKGYSGVAIFARRTPKKIIRTLGHAAMDTEARWLEFRYPNLSVVSLYLPSGSSGQPRQDVKMDCLGFLSTHLDALARRRSPTVICGDFNIAHTERDIRNWRSNQKNSGFLPEERAWLDRTFDRRRWVDSFRELEQPEHTYTWWSNRGQAYTNNVGWRLDYQIVSKSLRGTVSQTHIHTEPRFSDHAPYIVDYDVEAPA
- a CDS encoding phosphomannomutase/phosphoglucomutase; translation: MTLPDASLFRAYDVRGCARTLLTPPVATAIAGAFAERVRATDDRRVLLGRDGRLSSPALHAAVSSALVAAGLEVLDIGLVPTPLLYFAQHHFGCGNALMITGSHNPKHDNGFKLSLAGVPFFGDALRALRDDIDGQTPRHDGGTQSNHDIRAQYIRAVADSVTLARPLTVAVDCGNGAAATLARDLYTALGCEVTALYDTVDGAFPHHHPDPAVADNLRDLATRVTADGLAAGLAFDGDGDRLGVVDDRGQRIAADRLMMLFATDVLSTHSGAAVVFDVKCSKALNDTVLRAGGKPIYCKTGHAHLKSSAREHAAPLAGELSGHLLFADRWYGFDDALYAGARLLEHLAAHPEPAAARFAHFPLGHATDELLLPCPGHEPHAIARALLADAAFADAEVLTLDGLRVDFRDGWGLLRASNTTANLVLRFEGESRAALHRIRDTMLAALQAAAPDLTLPEHIRHADAPTT
- the coaBC gene encoding bifunctional phosphopantothenoylcysteine decarboxylase/phosphopantothenate--cysteine ligase CoaBC; translated protein: MSKRVLLGVTGGIAAYKAAELVRRLSDVGCEVQVVMTAGAEAFVTPMTFQALSGRPVRTSLFDPAAEAAMGHIELARWADLILIAPATADVLARLAGGLADDLLTTVVLASKAPLYVAPAMNQAMWAHPATQANMATLASRGAHTLGPAHGDQACGDVGAGRLLEPQDIVAAVCAPTNAPLIGKRAIVTAGPTQEAIDPVRYLSNHSSGKMGYAIAQALAEAGADVQLVSGPTALPTPPGVSRTDVLSARDMLGAVLGAIDDCDLFVACAAVADYHVASPADQKIKKDSDTLALSLERNPDILAQVAARPSRPVCVGFAAETHDMAAHAQGKLERKGLDLICANQVGGAHSAFGADDNALALWWPGGGHTEIARAPKLTVARRLVEHITDLHFSHA